The following proteins are co-located in the Palaemon carinicauda isolate YSFRI2023 chromosome 3, ASM3689809v2, whole genome shotgun sequence genome:
- the LOC137637843 gene encoding rhodopsin-like: protein MGYWDDQSNMGGNDLLPSTNPYGNYTVVDRVPKELLGYIHDHWYQFPPMNPLWYNLVGVFMVVMGTLAVCGNFVVIWVFMNTKSLRTPSNMFVVSLATSDFIIMSFMVPPTLVNCYYQMWAFSGLFCEIYALVGSICGCASIWAMVFITLDRYNVIVKGIAAKPLTSSGALLRILYIWGHTSLWCMLPFFGFNRYVPEGNMTACGTDYLSDDLWGHLYLYFYGFDCFVLPLFIIVYCYTFILKAVATHEKQMREQAKKMGVKSLRSDPEAKKTSNECRLAKVALMTVSLWFMAWSPYFVINFVGMHYKPFITPLFTIWGSVFAKANAVYNPIVYAISHPKYRAAMEKKLPCLSCATERDDESSVAETTSTNEKC from the coding sequence ATGGGCTACTGGGACGACCAATCCAACATGGGTGGCAATGACCTCCTGCCCTCTACGAACCCATACGGTAACTACACCGTTGTCGACAGAGTTCCCAAAGAGCTCCTCGGTTACATTCACGATCATTGGTATCAATTTCCTCCCATGAACCCTCTGTGGTACAACTTAGTAGGAGTATTTATGGTTGTTATGGGTACTCTTGCAGTCTGTGGTAACTTTGTTGTTATCTGGGTCTTCATGAACACCAAATCTCTTAGGACTCCATCAAACATGTTTGTCGTAAGTCTAGCCACTTCCGATTTCATCATAATGTCATTCATGGTTCCTCCAACTTTGGTAAACTGTTACTATCAGATGTGGGCTTTCAGTGGTCTCTTTTGTGAGATCTATGCTCTTGTAGGTTCAATCTGTGGCTGTGCCTCTATTTGGGCCATGGTATTCATTACTCTAGATCGTTACAACGTCATTGTCAAGGGTATTGCAGCAAAACCATTAACCAGCTCTGGTGCTTTGCTACGAATTCTGTATATATGGGGCCACACTTCACTTTGGTGCATGCTTCCATTTTTCGGATTCAATAGGTATGTTCCTGAAGGTAATATGACTGCCTGTGGTACAGACTACCTCTCTGATGATCTGTGGGGCCATCTTTACTTGTACTTCTATGGTTTTGATTGTTTTGTTCTTCctctattcattattgtttattgctACACATTCATCCTGAAGGCTGTTGCTACTCACGAGAAACAGATGCGTGAACAGGCCAAGAAGATGGGAGTCAAGTCTTTGAGAAGTGATCCAGAAGCCAAGAAGACATCTAATGAATGCCGACTGGCCAAAGTAGCTCTCATGACTGTTTCACTTTGGTTCATGGCATGGAGCCCTTACTTTGTTATCAATTTTGTAGGCATGCACTACAAGCCTTTCATTACACCTCTCTTCACCATCTGGGGCTCGGTTTTCGCTAAGGCCAATGCTGTGTACAACCCTATCGTTTATGCCATCAGTCATCCCAAATACCGAGCTGCAATGGAGAAGAAACTGCCTTGTCTTTCTTGTGCTACTGAAAGGGACGATGAATCGTCTGTGGCTGAGACTACTTCAACTAATGAGAAATGCTAA
- the LOC137637841 gene encoding rhodopsin-like, with protein MGYWDEQSNMGGSDLLPSTNPYGNYTVVDRVPREILGYVHDHWYQFPPMNPLWYNLVGVFMVVMGTLAVCGNFVVIWVFMNTKSLRTPSNMFVVSLATSDFIMMSFMVPPTLVNCYYQMWAFSGLFCEIYALVGSICGCASIWAMVFITLDRYNVIVKGIAAKPLTSSGALLRILYVWGHTSLWCMLPFFGFNRYVPEGNMTACGTDYLSDDLWGHLYLYFYGFDCFVLPLFIIVYCYTFILKAVATHEKQMREQAKKMGVKSLRNDPEAKKTSNECRLAKVALMTVSLWFMAWSPYFVINFVGMHYKPFITPLFTIWGSVFAKANAVYNPIVYAISHPKYRAAMEKKLPCLSCATERDEESAVSETTSTNEKC; from the coding sequence ATGGGCTACTGGGACGAGCAATCCAACATGGGTGGCAGTGACCTCCTTCCCTCTACGAACCCATACGGTAACTACACCGTTGTCGACAGGGTTCCACGAGAGATTCTGGGTTACGTTCACGATCATTGGTATCAATTTCCTCCCATGAACCCTCTGTGGTACAACTTAGTAGGAGTATTTATGGTTGTTATGGGTACTCTTGCAGTCTGTGGTAACTTTGTTGTTATCTGGGTCTTCATGAACACCAAATCTCTTAGGACTCCATCAAACATGTTTGTCGTAAGTCTGGCCACTTCTGATTTCATCATGATGTCATTCATGGTTCCTCCAACTTTGGTAAACTGTTATTATCAGATGTGGGCTTTCAGTGGTCTATTTTGTGAGATCTATGCTCTTGTAGGCTCAATCTGTGGCTGTGCCTCTATTTGGGCCATGGTATTCATTACTCTAGATCGTTACAACGTCATTGTTAAGGGTATTGCAGCAAAACCATTAACCAGCTCTGGTGCTTTGCTACGAATTCTATATGTTTGGGGCCACACTTCCCTTTGGTGCATGCTTCCATTTTTCGGGTTCAATAGATATGTTCCTGAAGGTAACATGACTGCCTGTGGTACAGACTACCTCTCTGATGATCTGTGGGGACATCTTTACTTATATTTCTATGGTTTTGATTGCTTTGTTCTTCCTCTGTTCATTATCGTTTATTGCTACACATTCATCCTGAAGGCTGTTGCTACTCACGAGAAACAGATGCGCGAACAGGCCAAGAAGATGGGAGTCAAGTCTTTGAGAAATGACCCAGAAGCCAAGAAGACATCTAACGAATGCCGATTGGCCAAAGTAGCCCTCATGACTGTTTCACTTTGGTTCATGGCATGGAGCCCTTACTTTGTTATCAATTTTGTAGGCATGCACTACAAGCCTTTCATTACACCTCTCTTCACCATCTGGGGCTCGGTTTTCGCCAAGGCCAATGCTGTGTACAACCCTATTGTTTATGCCATCAGTCATCCCAAATACCGAGCTGCAATGGAGAAGAAACTACCTTGTCTTTCTTGTGCTACTGAAAGGGACGAGGAATCCGCTGTGTCTGAGACAACCTCGACTAATGAGAAGTGTTAG
- the LOC137637842 gene encoding rhodopsin-like — MGYFTNPSDSQGFELPSTNPYGNYTVVDRVPKELLGYIHDHWYQFPPMNPLWYSLVGVFMVVMGSLAVCGNFVVIWVFMNTKSLRTPSNMFIVSLATSDFIMMSFMVPPTLVNCYYQMWAFSGLFCEIYALIGSICGCASIWAMVFITLDRYNVIVKGIAAKPLTNSGALLRILYVWGHTSLWCMLPFFGFNRYVPEGNMTACGTDYLSDDLWGHLYLYFYGFDCFILPLFIIVYCYTFILKAVANHEKQMREQAKKMGVKSLRNDPEAKKTSNECRLAKVALMTVSLWFMAWSPYFVINFVGLYYKPFITPLFTIWGSVFAKANAVYNPIVYAISHPKYRAAMEKKLPCLSCATEKDDESSVAETTSTNEKC, encoded by the coding sequence ATGGGTTATTTTACCAATCCCTCCGACTCGCAAGGCTTTGAGCTTCCTTCTACGAATCCATATGGCAACTACACCGTTGTCGACAGGGTTCCCAAAGAGCTCCTCGGTTACATTCACGATCATTGGTATCAATTTCCTCCCATGAACCCACTTTGGTACAGTTTAGTTGGTGTATTTATGGTTGTTATGGGCAGTCTTGCAGTCTGTGGTAACTTTGTTGTTATCTGGGTCTTCATGAACACCAAATCTCTTAGGACTCCATCAAACATGTTTATCGTAAGTCTGGCCACTTCCGATTTCATCATGATGTCATTCATGGTTCCTCCAACTTTGGTAAACTGTTACTATCAGATGTGGGCTTTCAGTGGTCTCTTTTGTGAGATCTATGCTCTTATAGGCTCAATCTGTGGCTGTGCCTCTATTTGGGCCATGGTATTCATTACTCTAGATCGTTACAACGTCATTGTTAAGGGTATTGCAGCAAAACCATTAACCAACTCTGGTGCTTTGCTACGAATTCTATATGTGTGGGGCCACACTTCACTTTGGTGCATGCTTCCATTTTTCGGATTCAATAGATATGTTCCTGAAGGTAACATGACTGCCTGTGGTACAGACTACCTCTCTGATGATCTGTGGGGACATCTTTACTTGTACTTCTatggttttgattgttttattcttCCTCTGTTCATTATCGTTTATTGCTACACATTCATCCTGAAGGCTGTTGCCAATCACGAGAAACAGATGCGCGAACAGGCCAAGAAGATGGGAGTCAAGTCTTTGAGAAATGACCCAGAAGCCAAGAAGACATCTAACGAATGCCGACTGGCCAAAGTAGCCCTCATGACTGTTTCACTTTGGTTCATGGCATGGAGCCCTTACTTTGTTATCAATTTTGTAGGTTTGTACTACAAGCCTTTCATTACACCTCTCTTCACCATCTGGGGTTCAGTTTTCGCCAAGGCCAATGCTGTGTACAACCCTATTGTTTATGCCATCAGTCACCCCAAATACCGAGCTGCAATGGAGAAGAAACTGCCTTGTCTTTCTTGTGCTACTGAAAAGGATGATGAATCGTCTGTGGCTGAGACAACTTCAACCAATGAGAAGTGTTAG
- the LOC137637840 gene encoding rhodopsin-like: MGYWDDQSNMGGSDLLPSTNPYGNYTVVDRVPREILGYVHDHWYQFPPMNPLWYNLVGVFMVVMGTLAVCGNFVVIWVFMNTKSLRTPSNMFVVSLATSDFIMMSFMVPPTLVNCYYQMWAFSGLFCEIYALVGSICGCASIWAMVFITLDRYNVIVKGIAAKPLTSSGALLRILYVWGHTSLWCMLPFFGFNRYVPEGNMTACGTDYLSDDLWGHLYLYFYGFDCFVLPLFIIVYCYTFILKAVANHEKQMREQAKKMGVKSLRNDPEAKKTSNECRLAKVALMTVSLWFMAWSPYFVINFVGMHYKPFITPLFTIWGSVFAKANAVYNPIVYAISHPKYRAAMEKKLPCLSCATEREEDSAVSEDTSSVTNEKC, translated from the coding sequence ATGGGCTACTGGGACGACCAATCCAACATGGGTGGCAGTGACCTCCTTCCCTCTACGAACCCATACGGTAACTACACCGTTGTCGACAGGGTTCCACGAGAGATTCTGGGTTACGTTCACGATCATTGGTATCAATTTCCTCCCATGAACCCTCTGTGGTACAACTTAGTAGGAGTATTTATGGTTGTTATGGGTACTCTTGCAGTCTGTGGTAACTTTGTTGTTATCTGGGTCTTCATGAACACCAAATCTCTTAGGACTCCATCAAACATGTTTGTCGTAAGTCTGGCCACTTCCGATTTCATCATGATGTCATTCATGGTTCCTCCAACTTTGGTAAACTGTTACTATCAGATGTGGGCATTCAGTGGTCTCTTCTGTGAGATCTATGCTCTTGTAGGTTCAATCTGTGGCTGTGCCTCTATTTGGGCCATGGTATTCATTACTCTGGATCGTTACAACGTCATTGTTAAGGGTATTGCAGCAAAACCATTAACCAGCTCTGGTGCTTTGCTACGAATTCTATATGTTTGGGGTCACACTTCACTTTGGTGCATGCTTCCATTTTTCGGATTCAATAGATATGTTCCTGAAGGTAACATGACTGCCTGTGGTACAGACTACCTCTCTGATGATCTGTGGGGACATCTTTACTTATATTTCTATGGTTTTGATTGCTTCGTTCTTCCTCTGTTCATTATCGTTTATTGCTACACATTCATCCTGAAGGCTGTTGCCAATCACGAGAAACAGATGCGCGAACAGGCCAAGAAGATGGGAGTCAAGTCTTTGAGAAATGACCCAGAAGCCAAGAAGACATCTAACGAATGCCGATTGGCCAAAGTAGCTCTCATGACTGTTTCACTTTGGTTCATGGCATGGAGTCCTTACTTTGTTATCAATTTTGTAGGCATGCACTACAAGCCTTTCATTACACCTCTCTTCACCATCTGGGGCTCGGTTTTCGCCAAGGCCAATGCTGTGTACAACCCTATTGTTTATGCCATCAGTCATCCCAAATACCGAGCTGCAATGGAGAAGAAACTGCCTTGTCTTTCTTGTGCCACTGAAAGAGAGGAGGACTCTGCTGTATCTGAGGACACCTCATCTGTCACCAATGAGAAGTGCTAA